ATTTCTCCAATATTCCTTACGTTAAACCTATCCTCAACGTATTTTTGTGAAATATGTATAGGTAAAAAATCCACGAATTTATTATCTTTCAAAAAGTTCTCTAGTCTATAGTTAGTGGAAACTATTACAATTTTTCTATCATTTTTTGCTAGGTTTATTAATTTTAATATTAGTTCTAGTTTACCAGAACCTACTGGTCTCGCTATAAGAATTGAATTTTTATCAACTAATATTTGACTTAGATCGTATGTTGCAGAATTAATGATAGGGCTGGTGTTGAAATCTTCTGAAAGCAGCTTATTGCCCAATTCATTGATTTCCTTAATTTCTAGCATTTCACTAACCATCCTGTAACGTCCAAGATATTAACCCTATATAAATTTTTTTCACACTATATAGTAATTGACGAGATTTTTCTCCACACTATATAGTAATTGACGAGATTTTTCTCCACACCATATAGTAATTGACGAGATTTTTCTCCACACCATATAGTAATTCACGAGGTGAAAAAAAGTTAATAAAGCGTTAAAAAAAGGAATTTGGAAAAGCTCCAGAGCCTTTAGATCATCCGCAAACAGCATTAAGGTGGATTTACAGTGGTTTAGATCCTTTGCTCTTGGCAAGATATGGATATAGGTATTCTCCTTCAAAGATAAAAGATTCCTTATTATTTCTTGAGAATATAGGTGCTATCCAGAAAGGTAAAGTAACTCCCTTAGGTAAAGTATTTGCTTGTGAAATGGTTCCAAAGAAAGGTATGGATTTATTTAAGCTAATAATAAAGATAAAAAAGGAAATCCCTTAGCGAGAGCATTATACTACTCTTTTATATATTCCTTCTTTACAGATGAATACTTTAGTAGAAAAGTTAATGAAGGAGAAATATTAAGGAACGGTAATTCTATTTTCCTAGATGCAGTAAAATCCTTGAGGGGAAGTTTCGGTAAATATACATTATTAATGTTGGAGAAACTTTAGACCTTCAACTTGGTTTTATTCTTTAACTGTACCACAAGTTATTTCAACTGATGATATTGCAGAAAGCATTAGGAAGTCTTCTGAAATAATTTATAATCTTTCTACTTATTCTCTAATCAGTGAGGATTTGAACCTTCATATTTTATCATGAGACTCATGAGGTCATATAGGAGGATTTTAAGAGAAGGAAAAATGGAGAAGAAATTATGGATTTTATAAGATTCTGTTTTTCAAATTACCGAGAGCTCTCTAAATCTAAAGATGAATTCTTTGATATCCAATGGATTAGAAATGCTTAATGCTTTCCTTTTATCTATTTTTATAATGATGCCAGAAGAAGCCTATTCAATAAAACTCATATCTGATGTAAAATTAAATAATGAAGGGGATTTACTTCATGTAGAAACTTGGATAGAAAACCATGAATATAGATCAGCAATTTTTCTAGATAAGAGAAAAATAATTGAAGGAAAAGTAAGCTTACCTAGATTTAATGGTGAATATTTATATTATGTCAAAGAAGTTAAAGGGCAAAAGAACAAAAAAGAAGCTTGTTTATTTAGGAAATCTCCTTATGGAGAAGAAGAAAAACTACTCTGCTTAGGAAAAATCTCAGATTATATATTTCACAACAAGGGATTCTTATCCTAGGCGAGGCTTATCGTTCTTTTATCAATGGCTTTATACCGTTCCTTAACATGGATGAATGCAGGAAAACTAGTTGTATCTATGTTCACGGAAATGTTTATTTAATTTAGAACATTTTGTTTGACATGAGTTATGATCCAGAGGGCCAGGTTGAGGATGAGTTTAGGGGAATCATAAATGAGCTTGGAGCAATGATAAATGAAGATCTAAGTGGACTTGAACCAAGTAGGGCCAGGGAGGGCTTTGGCTTCATGGCAGTGCCGCTTCATAATTACATAAAGAAGAATCCCAATATACTAAATGTGATAGAGTCATTGAAGCCCCGGGGATTAATAAAAGGCATAAAATTGATTAATGGCTTTCTAAACATAGATATTGATTACATAAAGTATGCCGAACTAGTCATTAATTCAATCCTAAGCAATGGCCAAAGATACGGCTGGTCCAAGCAATGCCGTAGCGATAAAATAGTTATAGAGCACACCAGTGCCAATCCCATTCATCAGCTTCATACAGGTCATGGTAGAAACATGATAATTGGGGATACATTATCGAGATTGCTTCGTTTCTGTGGAGGCAGCATCAGCACCAGGTTCTATGTTGATGACTGTGGACCACAGGTAATGTATATGGCTATAGGATACCACAGCGTGAAGGATCTTGTGAATCAAAGAATAATGAGCGGCGAAAAACCAGATAAGGTAGTGGGCGCCATATACTCGATAACATATGCAATAGGCGAGATACAGAGGTTAACTGAGGCAGAAAAGCTNGCTGAAAAGGATGAAGATAAGCGGAAAATAATAGCTGAGCGCGATGAATGGGTTGGCGTACTTGGTAAGTGGAGTACTCAAGATCAAGAGCTAGTTAATAGTTTGGCATCATCGCTGGGAAATATTGATGTAACTGAGGAAGCCAATAGATGGGTACGCGAATATGAGCAAGGAAACCCAGAGATACGTAGTAAGGTGAGGGAAGGCATAAGCATGGTCTTTAAGGGCTTCATGGAGACATTTAATGAATTCGGCATATCATTTGATGATTTTGATTGGGAATCCGAGATTGCCTTGGACACCGGCTTAGCGAAGTCCCTTGTTGATAAATTGGCATTGATCGGCAAGGAATACGTGGAGAAACAGGAAGGGGCTATTACAATAGACGTGGGCAAGTACGCCAGCGATCATGGCTTATTTAATGAATTATCTCTCCCAGGCTTCCTACCTAAAGCTATGCTCACCAGAAGGGATGGCTCAACCCTCTACTTAACTAGGGACCTGGCCTATGCTGCATGGTGCTTGGATAAGTGTAGTCCAAGTAGGGTTATTAGGGTAATTGGATCTGAGCAGACGCATCCACANGCTCAGCTTAGGGTCCTGCTTCATATGCTTGGATATGATGCCTCACGCATAATGCATTATTCATATGAAATGGTAAATATGCCTGGCGCCAAGATGAGCAGTAGGCGTGGTAGAATGATTGCAATGGATGATTTACTAGAGGAGGCAGAGGAACGCGTCTGGAAAATAGTTGAGAATAGGCTGGGAACTGAAGAGGCTAGGAAAGTAGTTAAGGCCGTAGCAGTGGGTGCAATTAGATTCTCGTTTCTATCAATCTCCCCACTAAAGGTGCTTGAGTTTAATTGGGATAAGTTGCTTGATTTAAAACAGAATAGTGGGCCATTCATTCAATATTCATATGTGAGGGCATCATCGATACTGGAGAAGGCAGGCAAGCCGCAGATAAGCAAGGCAACGCCGCCTAGCTCGCTTAATAATGATGAAATCAAGCTTATAAAGGACTTGGGGGGGTTACCTAAAGCCATTGCCGAAGTATCCATTAATCTCAGGCTAGAGAACCTAATTGATTACGTGAATAAGATGGCCATGGACTTCAATGTATTTTATGAACGGAACCCAGTAATAAATGCTGAACCCGAATTAAGGGATTTTAGGCTGGCATTAGTGCATGCATTCCGCATCGCGCTTGGCAATATAATGAATATACTGGTGAATCCCAATAATAGATCACATGTAAAAATTAATGATTATTTTTATAATTCACGATCTCCATCACTTTCTTAGCGGTGCAGTAGTCAGTAGGGGCATTTGTCTATTATAGACATCCTGCATGACGGAAGCAAATGCAGTGTACCAGGCCGCTAATGCCGTCAGTATTCCCATGTATCCACCGGCCATGGTGTATCCGAATCCAAGCAGGAAGAAGGTTATCCATAATANNAGAAACACTAGCCATAATGCCCAGTTTAGCTTGAANGTGGCTATCCACATTATGAACGTAAATATGCCGAACGCTATTAGCACTGTGCCTATTGCGGGGCTGGCTCCAATAACGTGTAGATTTATTAATAGGATCGTGGTGAAGAACCATTCCCAGAATGCTCCATAAGTGAAGAATGCTAAGTACCCAAATGTATTACCGGCCTTATACTCATAGAGAGCAGCCACTATTTGGGCGAGACCCCCATAAAACGCCGCTAGACCTAGAACAGCACTTGAATCCGAAACTAGACCCGCATTGATTGCGCTCAGCACGAGCGTGGTTAACGCGAAGCCGGATAGGCCTAGAACGGCTGGATTAGCTGTTTTTTGTGACATATACCTAATAGAAAATCGGCGTTTTTAAGTTTTATTGTTTTATAATAACTACATCTTATGTATTACCAATTTCTTTACGTAATTCGTCATAAGCTTTTCTAGCTTCATCTATGCTTGTCTCATCCTCAAGCGCTGTCGCGTCGCCGAGCGGTTGATTCATAACCACTTGCCTGACCAATCTCCTCATTATTTTTCCGCTCCTGGTCTTAGGTAACTTGGATACAAAGATTATATTTGATGGCTCGGCTATTGGACCAACAACTTGCCTAACCCATACCCGCAACTCCTTTCTTAATTCATCGGATGGGGCATTACCGGAACGAAGCACTACAAAAGCCACGGGAACCTCTCCCTTTACTTGATCCGGCACACCAACCACAGCAGCCTCAGCAACAGCCTTGTGAGAGATCAAAGCNGACTCGATCTCATATGTACCCAAACGATGTCCTGCTACCTTAATTACCTCATCGGCCCTGCCAAGTACCCAGATGTATCCATCACCATCCTTTATAGCCCAATCACCGGCATAAAATACTCCTGGGAACTTGGAGAAATACACATTGACGAATCTAGAGGGGTCTCCCCATATGGTCAACGGCATTCCAGGCCATGGCTTCTTTATAATCAAGTATCCCCGCTTCCCCTGAATTGGTTTACCCTCATCATCTACCACATCGGCATCTATTCCAGGTATGGGCATTCCATTAGTTCCTGGCTTTAATGGAATTAATCCCCAGCCGGGGACATGGCTTATCAATATTCCCCCAGTCTCCGTCATCCACCAAGTGGATCCAAATGGTATTTCGCTGCGTCCAATCCATTTCCATGCCCATCTCCACGCCTCGGGATTAATTGGTTCACCAACGCTATGCATCAATCTAACTGTGGAGAAATCATGCTTGCTGATCCACTCATCCCCGAATTTCATGAATGTCCTTATGGCGGTTGGCGTAGTGTAATATACGTTGACCCCGTATCGCTCAATTATTTGCCACCACCTATCTGGAGCCGGGTAGTCTGGGGCCCCCTCATACATCACAATGGTTGCTCCCTCCAGGAGGGGACCAAATACTATGTAGCTATGTCCAGTCACCCATCCGATATCGGCGACGCACCAATAAACATCATCGTCTTTTATGTCGAATACCCATTTCATTGTGGCATGCAGCTCGGTCAAGTAGCCCCCAGTATTGTGGACTATTCCCTTGGGTTTACCAGTGGTGCCGGATGTATACAATATATAAAGTGGGTGCTCGCTCTCCACTTGCTCTGGCTCAATATATGCATTGACTGGAACATCACTTAATAAATCGTTCCACCATTGATCCCTGCCCTGCGTCATTGGAACATCATTAATGCCAAGCCTTCTATACACCACAACTTTTTCTATNGAGGGAGATGATTTTATCGCTTCATCAACGACCTCCTTTAACCTTACTTGTTTTCCCCTTCTCCAGAAGCCATCCGCGGTGAAGATTGCCCTGGACTTTGCATCGTTTATCCTATCTGCTAATGCCGTTGCGCTAAATCCGGAGAAAACAACCGAGAAAATAACTCCTAATCTGGCGGCAGCCAACATGACTATAGGTAATTCCGGTACCATCGGCATGTATATGGTTATGGTATCGCCCTTCCTCAAGCCAAGCTTAGTTTTCATTGCATACGCCAATCTATTTACCTCCCTGTATAGATCATAATACGTTAACCTACGTACCTCTGTTGGATTGCCCTTGGAATCAACTGGTTCACCCTCCCATATGTATGCAACCTTATTCTTCCTCCATGATGCAACATGCTTATCCAGCGTTAAGTATGAGGCATTTAATTTACCGCCAGCGAACCATTTATAAAATGGAGGCTGGGGATCAGCCACGAGCGGTTTATCCCATGGCTTGAACCAATCAAGTTCCTTTGCAACGCTGGACCAGAACTCCTCAATGTTTTCAATGGTTTTCTCATGCANTTTCTTATAATCCTCTATGCTTATGTTCTTGTGCGACCATTTATTAATAATTATTTTTTCGTCAAATGGAAGATCTTTTTCCTCAATAGACATTAATATAACTTACTGTCTAAGTTGTATTTAAATATTACGCAAGATTATTTATTTACTTTTTCTAGTTAACTTATCGATTTTTAATAATAATCTATATAGATTATTCAAACAATATACGAAACTGCAACGGCGGCTCAATACAATATGAAACCACATTCACCTTCTTTTATGGAGCGGCTCATTTGGTGCTTGGTTATGGATTGGGGCTTCAAATATGTTAAAACCTCGCTGCTAGGTGCAGGCATCGAAATTCACTTGGTAAACTACTCATCCTTATTAGGTGGTTTATAATCGTGTGGAGCCGGATTCCCAAAACGCTTTTAATTATTCACAGCAAAAAGCAAGCATGAGGTGTGAACGGGAATACGTTAACATGATTAGATCTAGAATAGGATTCGATACAGCGCCAATAGAGGAGGCGGGAACCATGAATGAGGAGAATTGTTTCGCATATGCCGGTATTTACNTCTATAACGGGAAATATGTGGTTTACATGAAAAACGAGGAGCAGGTATGTATAGAGGAGCTGGATTCAATCGAGGATGCTAGGAGGCTCGCTAAGAAATTCGTTGAGTCAATATGTTGACTTCGCTCGATAAATTGCTTTCAATAGATCTTGAACAAGCCAAGAGGCGATTTCAATCAAAGGAGGCGAGT
Above is a window of Thermocladium sp. ECH_B DNA encoding:
- a CDS encoding transcriptional regulator codes for the protein MSQKTANPAVLGLSGFALTTLVLSAINAGLVSDSSAVLGLAAFYGGLAQIVAALYEYKAGNTFGYLAFFTYGAFWEWFFTTILLINLHVIGASPAIGTVLIAFGIFTFIMWIATFKLNWALWLVFLXLWITFFLLGFGYTMAGGYMGILTALAAWYTAFASVMQDVYNRQMPLLTTAPLRK
- a CDS encoding acetyl-coenzyme A synthetase, with protein sequence MSIEEKDLPFDEKIIINKWSHKNISIEDYKKXHEKTIENIEEFWSSVAKELDWFKPWDKPLVADPQPPFYKWFAGGKLNASYLTLDKHVASWRKNKVAYIWEGEPVDSKGNPTEVRRLTYYDLYREVNRLAYAMKTKLGLRKGDTITIYMPMVPELPIVMLAAARLGVIFSVVFSGFSATALADRINDAKSRAIFTADGFWRRGKQVRLKEVVDEAIKSSPSIEKVVVYRRLGINDVPMTQGRDQWWNDLLSDVPVNAYIEPEQVESEHPLYILYTSGTTGKPKGIVHNTGGYLTELHATMKWVFDIKDDDVYWCVADIGWVTGHSYIVFGPLLEGATIVMYEGAPDYPAPDRWWQIIERYGVNVYYTTPTAIRTFMKFGDEWISKHDFSTVRLMHSVGEPINPEAWRWAWKWIGRSEIPFGSTWWMTETGGILISHVPGWGLIPLKPGTNGMPIPGIDADVVDDEGKPIQGKRGYLIIKKPWPGMPLTIWGDPSRFVNVYFSKFPGVFYAGDWAIKDGDGYIWVLGRADEVIKVAGHRLGTYEIESALISHKAVAEAAVVGVPDQVKGEVPVAFVVLRSGNAPSDELRKELRVWVRQVVGPIAEPSNIIFVSKLPKTRSGKIMRRLVRQVVMNQPLGDATALEDETSIDEARKAYDELRKEIGNT